A section of the bacterium genome encodes:
- a CDS encoding Gfo/Idh/MocA family oxidoreductase, translated as MQKAVYNFGIIGAGNVAKLHAEAIGAIERCKLIGVTAIPFDAAESFAQEYNAKAYQNIDEIASDPDIDVVTLCTPSGLHAKQAITLLESGKHVIVEKPLAISIEDADKVINTADQMGVKLGVVSQRRYDPAIAAIKSAVDNGLFGRLILLNGHVHYYRKPEYYSSSDWRGTWSMDGGGALMNQGIHAVDLIRWIGGPVKSICANARTLHHDIEVEDTLVASLEFENGTLGTLQSTTCAYPGLHVRLEVLGDAGTAVIEDSDIVYWKTKDEAPCPALSKNSSIGSGSYNPMAFSAAGHIAQFKDFINAIDEDRKPAIDGVEGRRAVEIVLGAYASSRTGKPLSLPLKIDTACRSSNL; from the coding sequence ATGCAAAAAGCCGTATATAATTTCGGAATAATCGGAGCAGGTAATGTCGCAAAGCTGCATGCTGAGGCAATCGGCGCAATCGAACGCTGCAAATTGATCGGGGTTACGGCAATTCCGTTCGACGCCGCCGAGTCCTTCGCCCAGGAATATAACGCAAAGGCTTATCAGAACATAGACGAGATTGCATCCGACCCGGATATTGATGTTGTAACACTCTGCACTCCATCGGGTCTGCACGCCAAACAGGCAATAACGCTGCTCGAGTCGGGCAAGCATGTTATAGTCGAAAAGCCGCTTGCCATCTCCATCGAAGATGCGGATAAAGTTATAAATACTGCAGACCAAATGGGTGTGAAGCTGGGTGTTGTCTCACAAAGACGCTATGACCCTGCCATTGCCGCCATAAAGTCTGCAGTCGATAATGGTCTGTTCGGAAGACTGATCCTGCTCAACGGTCATGTGCACTATTATAGAAAGCCCGAATATTACTCATCCAGTGATTGGCGAGGGACTTGGAGCATGGACGGCGGCGGCGCACTGATGAACCAGGGCATTCATGCGGTCGACCTGATAAGATGGATCGGCGGGCCGGTCAAAAGCATTTGCGCAAATGCGCGGACGCTCCACCACGATATCGAAGTGGAAGACACGCTTGTGGCCTCGCTGGAATTTGAAAATGGTACGCTGGGCACTCTCCAATCAACAACATGCGCATATCCGGGTCTGCATGTACGCCTGGAAGTTTTGGGTGATGCCGGAACGGCTGTCATTGAAGACAGTGATATAGTATACTGGAAGACGAAAGATGAAGCGCCCTGCCCCGCCCTGTCCAAAAACAGTTCAATCGGCAGTGGGTCATATAACCCCATGGCCTTTTCGGCTGCGGGACATATAGCTCAGTTCAAAGACTTTATCAACGCAATCGATGAAGACAGGAAACCGGCTATCGACGGGGTCGAAGGACGCAGGGCTGTCGAGATCGTGCTTGGAGCATACGCGTCCAGCCGGACGGGCAAACCACTAAGTTTACCTCTCAAAATAGATACAGCCTGCAGGAGTTCAAACCTATAA
- a CDS encoding ParB/RepB/Spo0J family partition protein has protein sequence MELVDISKIAPAADQPRKSFDQGTLLELAMSIRERGVLEPIVVRPVGQDKYEIVMGERRWRASQLAGLTQIPAVIRELNDEDASTDALLENFQREDLNPVERARAIKKLLEFMPWEKCLKTLGVADSTMRRYLDLLELPEPILDELLTKPKDNEGEFLEGHAYALKQLNDNQKVQIRLAKKVRAERLSVDELKKIIGAIAEVPSKTEAFLRVPLNVTEEILRSIARQERKKAAYRPKTAQSHLKLMQKACTGVLDLLDDRVSQYLSPTEMNQMLSATADLAEQLMKFNKTMRDTLQKTDHQFKEVYIHCPLCGRIELVGSLRCSVCWSVLRRCLDCENYDQSYQKCSKTGYAVFMSDAESPDEQSHSYKCEDYIPRIDVEAAA, from the coding sequence ATGGAACTTGTCGACATCTCAAAAATCGCACCTGCGGCCGATCAGCCGAGGAAATCATTCGACCAGGGCACACTGCTTGAACTGGCGATGTCCATTCGAGAACGTGGAGTGCTCGAACCAATAGTAGTTCGTCCTGTGGGACAGGATAAATATGAAATAGTAATGGGCGAACGCCGCTGGCGGGCATCGCAGCTGGCCGGCCTTACTCAAATACCGGCTGTGATACGCGAACTCAATGACGAAGACGCCAGCACTGACGCTCTGCTGGAAAATTTCCAGCGTGAAGACCTTAACCCCGTCGAACGAGCCAGGGCTATCAAGAAACTGCTGGAGTTTATGCCGTGGGAGAAGTGTTTGAAGACACTCGGTGTTGCCGATTCTACCATGCGCAGATATCTTGACTTGCTTGAGCTTCCCGAGCCGATCCTCGATGAACTGCTGACCAAGCCCAAAGACAATGAAGGTGAGTTCCTGGAAGGGCATGCCTATGCCCTAAAGCAGCTCAATGACAATCAGAAAGTGCAGATCAGGCTCGCCAAGAAAGTAAGAGCCGAACGGCTGTCCGTAGATGAACTCAAAAAGATAATCGGCGCCATCGCGGAAGTACCCTCCAAGACTGAAGCTTTTTTGCGCGTGCCTCTCAACGTTACGGAAGAAATATTGCGAAGCATTGCGCGGCAGGAAAGAAAGAAAGCCGCATATCGGCCAAAGACTGCTCAGTCTCATCTTAAGCTTATGCAAAAAGCCTGCACAGGTGTGCTCGATCTGCTCGATGACCGCGTGTCGCAATATCTCTCGCCAACCGAAATGAACCAGATGCTCAGCGCCACAGCAGACCTCGCCGAGCAGCTTATGAAGTTTAACAAGACCATGCGCGATACTCTGCAAAAGACAGACCACCAGTTCAAGGAAGTCTATATCCACTGTCCGCTCTGCGGCAGAATAGAGCTGGTCGGCAGCCTGCGCTGCAGTGTCTGCTGGAGCGTGCTCAGAAGATGCCTTGACTGCGAAAACTACGATCAGAGCTATCAGAAGTGCTCAAAGACCGGATATGCCGTCTTTATGTCGGATGCGGAAAGTCCGGACGAGCAGTCGCATTCGTATAAGTGCGAGGATTACATCCCCAGGATCGATGTGGAAGCAGCAGCTTAA
- a CDS encoding response regulator transcription factor — protein MTIDQIYNGSGGAIKLLKMTMPRILVLGKNERDLSPVAASVAGLSHFVTSAWDLDSLSDAVANGSPEIVILDMRNSENALAHSKDLVANYDQVAEAPRLAVVENIDARELQSKYLDDFILYPYEASELALRIARLLAKGQSAKEGKQITADGLVIDTESFEVTVDGRQLALTFKEFELLRFLAAHPGRVHTREALLNQVWGYEYFGGLRTVDVHVRRIRAKLGIKHDNLIQTVHGVGYKFVT, from the coding sequence ATGACAATAGATCAAATATATAATGGTTCAGGTGGAGCAATAAAGCTCCTTAAAATGACCATGCCCAGAATTCTTGTTCTAGGAAAAAATGAACGCGACCTCTCGCCCGTTGCCGCCTCGGTAGCGGGATTGAGTCATTTCGTTACGTCAGCATGGGACTTGGACTCACTCTCGGACGCCGTCGCAAACGGCAGCCCTGAGATCGTGATACTGGACATGCGTAATAGCGAAAATGCTCTTGCACATTCAAAGGACCTTGTGGCCAACTATGACCAGGTGGCTGAAGCGCCCAGACTGGCTGTGGTCGAGAACATCGACGCCAGAGAACTGCAATCGAAATATCTGGACGATTTCATTCTTTATCCTTATGAAGCATCTGAGCTTGCGCTGAGAATTGCGCGATTGCTCGCGAAGGGTCAAAGTGCAAAAGAAGGCAAGCAAATCACCGCCGACGGCCTCGTTATCGACACGGAGAGCTTTGAAGTGACTGTCGATGGCCGGCAGCTTGCATTGACTTTCAAAGAATTCGAGCTTTTACGCTTCCTGGCGGCCCACCCGGGACGTGTCCATACACGTGAAGCGCTTTTGAACCAGGTTTGGGGATATGAATATTTCGGCGGACTGCGCACTGTTGATGTTCACGTCAGGCGCATACGTGCAAAACTCGGGATAAAACACGATAACCTTATCCAGACAGTGCATGGAGTCGGGTATAAGTTCGTTACTTAA
- a CDS encoding MBL fold metallo-hydrolase — protein MRTDRRLLVIAAAALAAIGIWTSALLPGGKTLDLTVMDVGEGLCVVMRTPSNRVMVMDCGTSSWRKNDTVGESVVVPYLHRMGKNTIDLAVLSHPHSDHVSGYAGLLEAVPAKVVMDIEARHASPLYKRFIKRVKLSNATYRIAKRGQNIEMGDGVSIHVLSPNPKMHYSDLNNNSIVLRIVYGKTAILLAADAEDEAEQDILESGIPVRAQVLQVGHHGAKAASSTQWLNAVRPAIAIISCGRHNNYGHPSSEAVERLESSGARVYRTDRCGAVTITSDGRTIRAKTCSTSR, from the coding sequence TTGCGAACTGATAGAAGACTCCTGGTAATTGCAGCCGCCGCGCTGGCTGCAATAGGCATATGGACGAGCGCTCTACTGCCTGGTGGAAAAACACTCGACCTCACCGTGATGGACGTAGGCGAAGGGCTATGTGTGGTCATGCGCACGCCGTCGAACAGGGTAATGGTGATGGACTGCGGGACCAGCAGTTGGCGCAAAAACGACACCGTAGGCGAAAGTGTGGTAGTGCCTTACCTGCATAGGATGGGCAAAAACACTATAGACTTGGCCGTGCTCAGCCACCCGCACTCGGATCATGTCAGCGGATATGCGGGGCTGCTCGAAGCTGTGCCGGCCAAGGTTGTTATGGACATAGAAGCAAGGCATGCATCACCATTATACAAACGCTTCATCAAACGGGTGAAGCTAAGTAACGCGACTTACAGGATCGCAAAGCGTGGGCAGAATATCGAAATGGGCGACGGCGTGAGCATCCATGTGCTCAGCCCAAATCCCAAGATGCATTACTCCGACCTCAACAATAACTCAATCGTGCTCAGAATCGTATATGGCAAGACAGCGATTCTGCTGGCTGCCGACGCTGAAGATGAAGCCGAACAGGATATCCTCGAGTCGGGGATACCCGTCCGCGCGCAGGTATTGCAGGTCGGCCATCATGGCGCGAAAGCTGCATCATCCACACAGTGGCTCAATGCAGTTAGACCCGCGATAGCCATAATCTCCTGCGGACGGCATAACAACTACGGTCACCCATCCTCAGAAGCCGTTGAAAGACTCGAATCATCTGGAGCGCGTGTATATCGCACGGACAGATGCGGAGCAGTCACTATCACCTCCGACGGACGCACAATACGCGCAAAAACTTGCTCGACCAGCCGGTAA
- a CDS encoding Gfo/Idh/MocA family oxidoreductase, producing MSNKVRVAIIGLDTTHSLAFSGSMNDPECPDERKIVGMKAVSCLRFSTPFQSEEGLNERQQQLESWGVPVTLDFDEAVADCDAIMLEINDPAYHLEYFNRAAELGKPMFLDKPLADTIENGRKIHDLAVYKKLKVFSASSLRFVSELQDAAGQIPEPKMVWTYGPLGEAPAGSSIIWYGVHAFEMLQRAIGSGAVSVQSANTSTGVVCTVDYDDGRRGVVELTKGYWTYGGCLRDKEHAVSYTVDMSKSYTSLLQKVQAFFNGTEQPATMDDALEIMALLDAAEKSSQSNKPEKVVRG from the coding sequence TTGTCGAATAAAGTAAGAGTAGCAATAATTGGTCTGGATACCACCCACAGCCTCGCGTTCTCCGGGAGCATGAATGATCCTGAATGCCCTGATGAGCGCAAAATTGTTGGGATGAAAGCGGTCAGTTGTCTGAGATTCTCCACACCGTTTCAGAGTGAAGAGGGTCTGAACGAGAGACAGCAGCAGTTGGAATCTTGGGGTGTGCCGGTCACACTCGATTTTGATGAGGCCGTAGCTGACTGCGACGCGATCATGCTTGAAATTAACGATCCTGCATATCATCTTGAATATTTCAATCGAGCAGCAGAACTTGGCAAGCCTATGTTTTTAGACAAACCCCTTGCCGACACAATCGAGAACGGCAGAAAAATCCATGATCTGGCTGTCTACAAAAAACTAAAAGTCTTCTCCGCATCTTCGCTCAGGTTCGTCAGTGAACTCCAGGATGCTGCCGGTCAGATACCTGAGCCCAAAATGGTCTGGACATATGGCCCACTCGGCGAGGCTCCGGCAGGCAGTTCCATTATCTGGTACGGCGTCCATGCCTTCGAGATGCTCCAGAGAGCCATAGGCAGCGGCGCAGTAAGTGTTCAGTCTGCCAATACATCGACCGGTGTGGTCTGCACGGTGGATTATGATGATGGACGCCGGGGAGTGGTCGAACTGACAAAAGGCTATTGGACCTATGGCGGGTGTCTGCGAGATAAAGAGCATGCAGTCTCATACACGGTGGATATGTCCAAATCATATACCTCGTTATTGCAAAAAGTTCAGGCGTTCTTCAATGGAACCGAGCAGCCGGCAACTATGGACGATGCGCTCGAAATTATGGCGCTTCTGGATGCAGCAGAGAAGTCGTCACAGTCGAATAAACCGGAAAAGGTTGTGCGCGGATAA
- a CDS encoding AraC family transcriptional regulator, translating to MKTENSIHKKSYKEMLFREGDLPVRISWSTLPPIAHYHSELEVSITLRGHGRYFVKDTVYELYPGSGLIVHGQDIHYGFPIEKGGLLRAVLMFSPALLESRPAALKKLEELTGLTTFTLSSTETNNIELLIRNIEDEKAGKRDGWKDIICSELERFLLTIGRAALESSEKVKVPNSIIKDVIYYLNNTYAKKQSVADIAKECCISQSTLRRAFRQETGLGVKEFIIQIRINAAKKLLEDSDTKVAAVAYSVGYDSLSAFNREFRLVTGISPSDYRRSTR from the coding sequence ATGAAGACGGAAAATAGCATTCATAAAAAATCATACAAAGAAATGCTATTTCGAGAAGGCGATCTGCCTGTTCGGATATCGTGGAGCACACTCCCTCCAATAGCGCATTATCACTCCGAACTTGAGGTCTCCATTACGCTTAGGGGCCATGGCAGGTACTTTGTGAAAGACACCGTATATGAACTCTATCCGGGTTCCGGGCTTATTGTTCATGGGCAAGATATCCACTATGGTTTTCCGATAGAAAAAGGCGGACTACTTCGAGCGGTGCTCATGTTCTCACCCGCATTATTGGAATCAAGGCCTGCCGCATTGAAAAAGCTTGAAGAACTTACCGGGCTGACGACATTTACACTTAGCTCCACTGAAACGAACAATATCGAACTGCTGATTAGGAACATTGAAGATGAAAAAGCCGGCAAGAGAGACGGATGGAAAGATATCATCTGCAGTGAGCTTGAACGCTTCCTGCTGACTATCGGCCGAGCAGCACTTGAAAGCTCTGAGAAAGTAAAAGTCCCAAACTCTATCATTAAAGATGTTATATACTACCTCAACAACACCTACGCAAAAAAACAATCCGTTGCAGATATAGCCAAAGAATGCTGCATCTCACAATCTACACTCAGAAGAGCATTCAGACAAGAGACCGGACTCGGAGTTAAGGAATTTATTATCCAAATACGCATCAATGCAGCAAAGAAACTGCTTGAAGATTCGGACACAAAAGTTGCCGCAGTTGCTTATTCAGTAGGATATGACAGCCTTTCAGCTTTTAACAGAGAGTTCAGACTTGTAACAGGTATCAGCCCATCAGACTATCGACGATCGACACGATAA
- a CDS encoding prepilin-type N-terminal cleavage/methylation domain-containing protein: protein MAVQKRLRLGFTLIELLVVIAIIAVLAAILFPVLTNAKEKGRLTTCIFNLKTLSSGMRMYADDNAGRLPCSYYGWLDAGVHDWCGCEYGSTNRVYPDRGSLYKYLKNINVYKCPSDAGIAPRNVTLVDTKTALKDYPLSYSMNWKIGYNWVETPPVIDAMTRPSKVLLLIHEGRKFIDDGCFYWGIGGNGEANQPSDIHLSGTAASYIDGHAKWLSFEAFILERDTNVWYPGKS, encoded by the coding sequence ATGGCAGTGCAAAAGAGGCTGCGCTTGGGGTTTACGTTAATCGAGTTACTTGTGGTAATTGCAATAATCGCTGTACTTGCTGCAATCTTGTTTCCAGTATTGACAAACGCCAAAGAAAAAGGTCGTCTGACAACCTGCATATTCAATTTGAAGACTCTGTCCAGTGGGATGAGGATGTATGCTGATGATAATGCGGGCAGACTTCCATGTTCCTATTATGGTTGGCTGGATGCTGGGGTTCACGATTGGTGCGGCTGTGAGTATGGTAGTACAAACCGTGTTTACCCTGACAGAGGCTCGCTCTATAAGTATTTAAAAAATATCAACGTATACAAATGTCCTTCGGATGCGGGCATTGCACCGAGAAATGTCACTTTAGTCGACACAAAAACTGCGCTGAAAGACTACCCACTGTCATATTCAATGAACTGGAAAATCGGTTACAATTGGGTCGAGACCCCTCCTGTGATCGACGCGATGACACGCCCAAGCAAGGTATTGTTACTGATTCATGAAGGTCGCAAGTTTATTGATGATGGCTGTTTCTATTGGGGTATCGGGGGTAATGGCGAGGCAAATCAGCCCAGCGATATCCATCTTAGTGGAACTGCCGCATCATATATCGATGGTCACGCGAAGTGGCTGAGTTTTGAGGCTTTTATTCTCGAACGTGATACCAATGTCTGGTATCCAGGCAAGTCATAG
- a CDS encoding DegT/DnrJ/EryC1/StrS family aminotransferase, whose protein sequence is MSKPTALTDNKVITSNHEDMFRWPIISSEDEEAVLDVLRHAAMSGTDITAQFECEFAAWQKTKYALGTNNGTSAILSAMFGCGISAGDEVICPSITYWASCLPCFNLGATPVFADIDPHTLCIDPADIENRISDCTKAIVVVHYVGYPCDMDPIMEIAHKYDLKVIEDVSHAQGGLYKGKKLGTIGDVGAMSLMSAKAFAVGEAGMLVTDDLEIYERAVAFGHYEKFNSQIQTPYLKPFAGLPLGGYKFRMHQMSSAVGRVQLKYYDQRIAEIQKAMNYFWDQLDGLPGIRAHRTDPGSNSTMGGWYFPHGLYMPEELDGLSITRFCMALQEEGCEMCSPGCNLPLHLHPLFNTCDVYGHGKPTRIAYTIRDIRQGAGSLQISEGIGKRTFAVPWFKHYKPEIIDEYVEAFRKTLSNYKTLLADDCGDPEQLGNWHFFSPHYSRGI, encoded by the coding sequence TTGTCCAAACCAACAGCGCTAACTGACAACAAGGTCATCACATCAAACCATGAGGATATGTTTCGCTGGCCCATAATCAGCAGTGAAGATGAGGAGGCCGTGCTTGATGTACTCAGACATGCGGCTATGTCCGGCACGGATATCACGGCTCAATTTGAATGCGAGTTTGCGGCGTGGCAAAAAACTAAATATGCCCTGGGCACTAACAACGGAACTTCTGCGATTTTGTCTGCGATGTTCGGCTGCGGTATCAGCGCAGGTGATGAAGTAATTTGCCCGTCGATCACATATTGGGCCTCATGCCTGCCATGCTTCAATCTCGGCGCAACCCCTGTATTCGCTGATATCGATCCGCATACACTCTGCATCGACCCGGCGGATATAGAAAACAGAATTTCGGATTGCACCAAAGCAATCGTGGTCGTCCACTATGTCGGATACCCATGCGATATGGACCCGATAATGGAAATTGCACACAAATATGATTTGAAAGTTATCGAAGATGTCTCGCATGCTCAGGGTGGCTTATATAAAGGTAAAAAGCTGGGCACTATTGGTGATGTCGGCGCAATGTCTCTGATGAGCGCAAAAGCATTTGCAGTTGGCGAAGCAGGGATGTTGGTGACCGATGACCTGGAAATCTACGAGAGGGCTGTCGCATTCGGCCACTATGAAAAATTCAATTCGCAGATACAGACACCATATCTGAAGCCGTTTGCCGGGCTTCCGCTGGGAGGTTATAAGTTTCGTATGCATCAGATGAGTTCGGCAGTCGGACGTGTGCAGCTCAAGTATTATGACCAGCGCATAGCCGAGATACAAAAAGCCATGAACTACTTCTGGGACCAGCTCGATGGCCTGCCTGGCATAAGAGCGCATCGCACCGACCCAGGATCGAATTCCACAATGGGCGGCTGGTATTTCCCACATGGGCTGTATATGCCCGAAGAACTGGACGGACTCTCCATTACGCGGTTTTGTATGGCATTGCAGGAAGAAGGCTGCGAAATGTGCAGCCCGGGCTGCAATCTGCCGCTGCATCTGCATCCGCTTTTCAATACTTGCGATGTATACGGCCATGGCAAACCTACCCGCATCGCATACACCATCAGGGACATCAGACAAGGTGCTGGAAGTCTGCAGATAAGCGAAGGTATCGGCAAACGGACATTTGCCGTGCCATGGTTCAAACATTATAAGCCTGAAATTATTGACGAATATGTGGAGGCTTTCAGAAAGACATTGTCTAACTATAAGACATTGCTTGCTGATGATTGCGGTGACCCCGAGCAATTGGGTAACTGGCACTTCTTTAGTCCGCATTATTCACGAGGAATTTGA
- a CDS encoding glutamine synthetase family protein, which yields MADRGKEWVLKACQDKDVEFIRLWFTDILGQMKSFAITIEELEGALDEGMGFDGSSITGYQDIQESDMIALPDPSTFTLLPWRPSDKSVAKMFCDVMTPDGEPYAGDPRFILKKAMKKAADMGFSFYVGPELEYFYFKNNNGTEILDEGGYFDLTPLDVASSLRRDTILVLKEMGIGVEYSHHEVAPSQHEIDLRYADALTMADSAMTYRLVVKEIAHEHGVYATFMPKPIFGTNGNGMHTHQSLFTGGNNAFFDESDPNHLSDIAKSYIAGLLKHAKEISLILAQWVNSYKRLVPGYEAPVYIAWSQRNRSALVRVPLYKPGKEVATRAELRCPDPACNPYLAFAVMLAAGLKGIEGKYELPQEMTDNLYELTEEERKERGIESLPGSLGEAIAAAENSELVRETLGDHAFERLIWNKKQEWDEFKVQVTPWELNKYLPIL from the coding sequence ATGGCCGACAGAGGTAAAGAATGGGTTTTGAAAGCATGCCAAGACAAGGATGTCGAATTTATCAGGCTGTGGTTCACGGACATTCTTGGCCAGATGAAGAGCTTTGCGATCACGATCGAGGAGCTTGAAGGCGCACTCGACGAGGGCATGGGCTTCGATGGATCATCCATCACTGGCTATCAGGACATCCAGGAAAGCGACATGATCGCACTGCCTGACCCCTCCACATTTACTCTGCTGCCGTGGCGGCCGTCGGACAAATCGGTCGCAAAGATGTTCTGCGATGTTATGACGCCGGACGGCGAACCATATGCTGGAGACCCTCGCTTCATACTCAAAAAAGCGATGAAAAAAGCTGCCGATATGGGCTTTTCGTTCTATGTCGGACCGGAGCTTGAATACTTTTATTTCAAGAACAATAACGGGACCGAAATACTAGATGAAGGCGGCTACTTCGATCTTACACCACTGGACGTGGCATCGTCTCTCAGACGAGACACCATACTTGTGCTCAAGGAGATGGGAATCGGGGTCGAATACAGTCACCATGAAGTCGCTCCAAGCCAGCATGAGATCGACCTTCGATATGCGGATGCCCTGACTATGGCTGACTCAGCGATGACCTACAGGCTGGTGGTCAAAGAGATCGCGCACGAGCATGGCGTCTACGCAACATTCATGCCCAAGCCGATTTTCGGCACCAATGGAAACGGAATGCATACCCATCAGTCGCTCTTTACCGGCGGCAACAATGCATTCTTCGATGAAAGCGACCCCAATCATCTCTCAGATATCGCAAAGAGTTATATTGCCGGTCTGCTCAAACACGCAAAGGAAATATCGCTGATTCTGGCTCAGTGGGTCAACTCATACAAACGTCTCGTGCCGGGATATGAAGCGCCGGTCTATATCGCATGGTCGCAGAGAAACAGGTCCGCACTGGTCCGAGTGCCTTTGTATAAACCGGGCAAGGAAGTGGCAACTCGCGCCGAACTCAGGTGCCCTGATCCCGCATGCAACCCTTATCTGGCTTTTGCAGTAATGCTTGCCGCCGGGCTTAAGGGTATCGAGGGCAAATATGAACTTCCACAAGAGATGACCGATAACCTCTACGAGCTTACAGAAGAGGAACGCAAAGAGCGAGGTATTGAGAGCCTGCCGGGCAGCCTCGGAGAGGCTATCGCAGCAGCCGAAAACAGCGAACTGGTAAGAGAGACACTCGGTGACCACGCATTCGAGCGGTTGATCTGGAACAAAAAGCAGGAATGGGACGAGTTCAAGGTGCAAGTGACGCCGTGGGAGTTGAATAAGTATCTACCGATACTTTAA